From Phenylobacterium montanum, the proteins below share one genomic window:
- a CDS encoding methylenetetrahydrofolate reductase has product MRFHDEPEPGAPLPILPGHSSPGRFERVLRAGGFTVTAELAPPDSADPEDVYDRARIFDGYVDAINATDGSGANCHMSSVAVCALLTRVGYSPIMQISCRDRNRIAIQGEILGGAAMGVCNMLCLTGDGVQAGDHPQAKPVFDYDCMALLETAVRLRDEGRFESGRQLTSRPHVFFGAAANPFVPPYDWRPDRLALKVAAGAQFIQTQYCFDVPRLRTFLSRLDDIGVLDKVFILVGVGPLPSAKTAQWMRHHVPGVHIPDAVVERLSKAAKPKAEGRKLCIELIQEIREIKGVHGVHMMAYRQEEAVAEVIQASGVLAGRVPWHPHRDKTAPMEEAVP; this is encoded by the coding sequence ATGAGGTTCCACGACGAGCCGGAACCGGGCGCGCCCCTGCCCATCCTGCCGGGCCACAGCTCGCCGGGCCGGTTCGAGCGCGTGCTGCGCGCCGGCGGCTTCACCGTCACCGCCGAGCTCGCCCCGCCGGACTCGGCCGACCCCGAGGACGTCTATGATCGGGCCCGGATCTTCGACGGCTATGTCGACGCCATCAACGCCACCGACGGCTCGGGCGCCAATTGCCACATGTCCAGCGTCGCGGTCTGCGCCCTGCTGACCCGGGTCGGCTATTCGCCGATCATGCAGATCAGCTGCCGCGACCGGAACCGCATCGCCATCCAGGGCGAGATTCTGGGCGGGGCGGCCATGGGCGTTTGCAACATGCTGTGCCTGACCGGCGACGGGGTGCAGGCCGGCGACCATCCCCAGGCCAAGCCGGTGTTCGACTACGACTGCATGGCGCTCCTGGAGACCGCCGTACGCCTGCGCGATGAGGGCCGGTTCGAGAGCGGGCGCCAGCTGACCAGCCGGCCGCATGTGTTCTTCGGCGCCGCCGCCAATCCGTTCGTGCCGCCCTACGACTGGCGCCCTGACCGCTTGGCGCTGAAGGTCGCCGCGGGGGCCCAGTTCATCCAGACCCAATACTGCTTCGACGTCCCCCGCCTCAGAACCTTCCTCAGCCGGCTCGATGACATCGGCGTGCTGGACAAGGTGTTCATCCTGGTCGGTGTCGGCCCCCTGCCCTCGGCCAAGACCGCGCAATGGATGCGCCACCACGTCCCGGGCGTGCATATCCCCGACGCCGTGGTCGAGCGCCTGTCCAAGGCCGCCAAGCCCAAGGCCGAGGGCCGCAAGCTGTGCATCGAGCTGATCCAGGAGATCCGCGAGATCAAGGGCGTGCACGGCGTCCACATGATGGCCTACCGCCAGGAAGAGGCGGTGGCCGAAGTCATCCAGGCATCCGGGGTGCTGGCGGGGCGCGTCCCCTGGCACCCACACAGAGACAAAACCGCTCCCATGGAAGAGGCCGTCCCATGA
- a CDS encoding cyclic nucleotide-binding domain-containing protein produces the protein MSASHDVHHDPATDPLIGAYDDQLDLIDRFAARIPFARGDEIYAQDEETDLIYRVVRGAVREMRVLNDGRVRYGACYVEGDVFGFDAAPVHRFAAEALSTCLIAVVRRSTIEALGGDLDGLIWAAATLAA, from the coding sequence ATGTCCGCCTCCCACGATGTCCATCACGACCCCGCCACCGACCCGCTGATCGGGGCCTATGACGACCAGCTCGACCTGATCGACCGCTTCGCCGCGCGTATCCCGTTCGCCAGGGGCGACGAAATCTACGCCCAGGACGAAGAGACCGACCTGATCTACCGCGTCGTTCGCGGCGCCGTGAGGGAGATGCGGGTCCTGAACGATGGTCGCGTGCGGTACGGCGCCTGCTATGTCGAGGGCGACGTGTTCGGCTTCGACGCCGCGCCCGTCCACCGCTTCGCCGCCGAGGCGCTCTCGACCTGTCTTATCGCCGTGGTCCGCCGTTCGACCATCGAGGCCCTGGGCGGCGACCTCGATGGCCTGATCTGGGCGGCGGCGACTCTGGCGGCATGA
- a CDS encoding metallophosphoesterase family protein: MQSPPPVRGAPTSQKGRVSVIARNAETRPDTDGQLIYVVGDVHGRFDLMLALLGKIVADSRERALGRRPIVIFCGDYVDRGPDSAKVMEAVIQLRRRTDIDVRLLKGNHEQAMLDFLREPVEAAGWLRFGGAETLASYGVALEGGLMAESLISARDQLLENMPAPHLHLLHTLELMLVVGAYAVVHAGVRPGVALEHQAEQDLLWIRDPFLDHDGAFDKIIVHGHTWAGPRPNREPHRIGVDTGAYQTGVLTAVRLDGPDVVFLQAELTQDD; the protein is encoded by the coding sequence GTGCAGAGTCCCCCGCCCGTTCGCGGGGCGCCTACCTCGCAGAAGGGGAGGGTCTCGGTCATCGCCAGGAACGCTGAAACCCGGCCCGATACGGACGGCCAGCTGATTTACGTGGTCGGCGATGTGCATGGCCGCTTCGACCTGATGCTCGCTCTCCTGGGCAAGATTGTCGCCGACAGCCGCGAGCGCGCGCTCGGCCGCCGCCCGATCGTGATCTTCTGCGGCGACTATGTGGACCGCGGGCCGGACTCGGCCAAGGTCATGGAGGCGGTGATCCAGCTCCGGCGGCGCACGGACATCGACGTACGTCTACTGAAGGGCAATCACGAGCAGGCCATGCTTGACTTCCTGCGCGAGCCGGTCGAGGCGGCCGGATGGCTGCGTTTCGGAGGCGCGGAGACCCTCGCCTCCTATGGCGTAGCCCTGGAGGGCGGCTTGATGGCCGAAAGCCTGATCTCGGCGCGCGACCAGCTGCTTGAAAACATGCCTGCGCCACACCTTCACCTGCTTCACACTCTGGAGCTGATGCTGGTGGTGGGCGCCTATGCCGTGGTGCACGCCGGCGTGCGGCCAGGCGTTGCCCTCGAGCACCAGGCTGAGCAGGACCTCCTGTGGATCCGCGACCCCTTCCTCGACCATGACGGGGCCTTCGACAAGATCATCGTCCACGGCCACACCTGGGCCGGTCCCCGGCCGAACCGGGAGCCGCATCGTATCGGCGTCGACACCGGCGCCTACCAGACCGGGGTGCTGACCGCTGTCCGCTTGGATGGGCCGGACGTGGTCTTTCTGCAGGCGGAGCTGACGCAGGACGACTGA
- a CDS encoding DUF1638 domain-containing protein has translation MGEKRPLLLIACGAVAHETMAVLRKSGMDGISVQCLPAHLHNTPQLIPGRIREKIREGKEQFERIYVLYGDCGTGGLLDDVLVEEGVERIAGAHCYEFFAGGIDFAAMADEEPCTYYLTDFLVRHFQRLVIEGLGIDRHPQLLPMYFGNYVRVVYLSQHPTPERLAEAKAAADRLGLAFEHRDVGYGDLEKSLVAERRRIDRAKAPVAAE, from the coding sequence ATGGGCGAGAAACGGCCCCTGCTGCTGATCGCCTGCGGCGCCGTCGCCCACGAGACCATGGCCGTGCTGCGCAAGAGCGGCATGGACGGCATCTCCGTCCAATGCCTGCCGGCGCACCTGCACAACACCCCGCAACTGATCCCCGGCCGCATCCGCGAGAAGATCCGCGAGGGCAAGGAGCAGTTCGAGCGCATCTATGTGCTCTACGGCGACTGCGGCACCGGCGGCCTGTTGGACGACGTCCTGGTCGAGGAAGGTGTCGAGCGCATCGCCGGCGCCCATTGCTACGAGTTCTTCGCCGGCGGGATCGACTTTGCGGCCATGGCCGACGAGGAGCCCTGCACCTACTACCTGACCGATTTCCTGGTGCGCCATTTCCAGCGCTTGGTGATCGAGGGCCTGGGCATCGACCGTCATCCGCAGCTGCTGCCCATGTATTTCGGCAACTACGTCCGCGTCGTCTACCTGTCGCAGCACCCGACGCCGGAGCGCCTGGCCGAGGCCAAGGCGGCGGCCGACCGGCTGGGCCTGGCCTTCGAGCATCGCGACGTCGGCTATGGCGACCTGGAAAAGTCGCTGGTCGCCGAGCGGCGGCGCATCGACCGCGCCAAGGCGCCGGTGGCGGCGGAATAG
- a CDS encoding methyltetrahydrofolate cobalamin methyltransferase, with product MTRTVVSSATKEVVIGFDEPFVIIGERINPTGRKILAEEMARGDFRRVERDALAQVAAGAHMLDVNAGIPLADEPAILAETIKLVQSITDVPLSIDSSIVAALEAGLAVYQGKALVNSVTGEEERLETVLPLVKKYGAAVIAISNDETGISEDPDVRFAIAKKIVERAQDYGIPASDVVVDPLVMPLGAVNQAGVQAMHVIRRLRDELKVNTSCGASNISFGLPARGGINAAFLTMAIGAGMTSAITNPIHDETIRAVMGADAMMGHDPHCMRWLKKYREPAPAGAEGESGEGRGRRESRRRRG from the coding sequence ATGACCAGAACCGTCGTCAGTTCCGCCACCAAGGAGGTGGTCATCGGCTTCGACGAGCCGTTCGTGATCATCGGCGAGCGGATCAACCCCACGGGCCGCAAGATCCTGGCCGAGGAAATGGCGCGCGGCGACTTCCGCCGTGTCGAGCGCGACGCTCTGGCCCAGGTCGCCGCCGGCGCGCACATGCTGGACGTCAACGCCGGCATCCCCCTGGCCGACGAGCCGGCGATCCTGGCCGAGACCATCAAGCTGGTGCAGTCGATCACCGACGTGCCCCTGTCGATCGACAGCTCCATCGTCGCCGCTCTGGAGGCGGGCCTGGCCGTCTATCAGGGCAAGGCCCTGGTCAATTCGGTGACCGGAGAGGAAGAGCGGCTGGAGACCGTGCTGCCGCTGGTGAAGAAGTATGGCGCTGCGGTGATCGCGATTTCCAACGACGAGACCGGCATCTCCGAAGACCCGGACGTGCGCTTTGCCATCGCCAAGAAGATCGTCGAGCGGGCCCAGGACTACGGCATTCCCGCCAGCGACGTGGTGGTCGACCCGCTGGTCATGCCCCTGGGCGCGGTCAACCAGGCGGGCGTCCAGGCCATGCACGTGATCCGGCGCCTGCGCGACGAGTTGAAGGTCAACACCAGCTGCGGCGCCTCGAACATCAGCTTCGGCCTGCCGGCGCGGGGCGGGATCAACGCCGCCTTCCTGACCATGGCCATCGGCGCGGGCATGACTTCCGCGATCACCAATCCGATCCACGACGAGACCATCCGCGCGGTGATGGGCGCGGACGCCATGATGGGCCACGATCCTCATTGCATGCGCTGGCTGAAGAAGTACCGCGAACCGGCGCCGGCTGGGGCGGAAGGCGAAAGCGGCGAAGGCCGCGGCCGCCGCGAGTCGCGTCGCCGCCGTGGCTGA
- a CDS encoding trimethylamine methyltransferase family protein has protein sequence MNDQAPSGRAGRGGRDAKRAARLAAAAAHIPFITRNIPYYEVLSEEGLALIEHNADTVLEEIGIDFKDDAEALQIWKDAGADVQGERVRFPRGLCRSLVATAPREYTQHARNPSRSVVIGGKNTVFAPNYGSPFVRDLDGGRRYGTIEDFRNFVKLTYASPWLHHSGGTVCEPVDLPVNKRHFEMVYAHMRYSDKPFMGSVTHPERAQDTVDMCRILFGDDFIDPMTGKPKTVTTSLINANSPLTWDATMLGALKVYARNNQACLITPFILAGAMAPVTQLGTCTVTLAEALVGMATVQLINPGCPVIMGSFASSISMQSGAPTFGTPEPAQVLYIMAALARRLGVPFRSGGGLCASKVPDAQAAYESANTMLPTCLGGVNFVLHTSGWLEGGLTVSYEKFMMDCDQAGSFHALLAGVDISENGQAMDAIREVGPGKHFLGCAHTQANFETAFFRSSLADNNSAEQWEAEGSLDMVARANAQWKKVLADYVAPEIDPGVDEALREYMDRRRASFPDSNV, from the coding sequence ATGAACGACCAAGCCCCCTCTGGCCGCGCCGGACGCGGCGGGCGTGACGCCAAGCGGGCCGCGCGCCTGGCCGCAGCCGCCGCCCATATCCCCTTCATCACCCGCAACATCCCCTATTACGAGGTGCTGTCCGAAGAGGGCCTGGCCCTGATCGAGCACAACGCCGACACCGTGCTGGAAGAGATCGGCATCGACTTCAAGGACGATGCGGAAGCTCTGCAAATCTGGAAAGACGCCGGCGCCGACGTCCAGGGCGAGCGGGTGCGCTTTCCCCGCGGCCTCTGCCGCTCACTGGTGGCGACCGCCCCGCGCGAATACACGCAGCACGCCCGCAACCCGTCCCGCAGCGTGGTGATCGGCGGCAAGAACACGGTTTTCGCGCCGAACTACGGCTCTCCCTTCGTGCGCGACCTCGACGGCGGGCGCCGCTATGGCACGATCGAGGACTTCCGCAACTTCGTGAAGCTGACCTACGCCTCGCCCTGGCTGCACCACTCGGGCGGCACGGTGTGCGAACCGGTCGACCTGCCGGTCAACAAGCGGCACTTCGAGATGGTCTATGCGCACATGCGCTACAGCGACAAGCCGTTCATGGGCTCGGTCACGCATCCCGAGCGCGCCCAGGACACGGTCGACATGTGCAGGATCCTGTTCGGCGACGACTTCATCGATCCGATGACCGGCAAGCCCAAGACCGTCACCACCTCGCTGATCAACGCCAATTCCCCCCTGACCTGGGACGCCACCATGCTGGGGGCGCTGAAGGTCTATGCGCGCAACAACCAGGCCTGCCTGATCACCCCGTTCATCCTGGCCGGAGCCATGGCCCCGGTGACCCAGCTCGGCACCTGCACCGTGACCCTGGCCGAGGCCCTGGTGGGCATGGCGACGGTGCAGCTGATCAACCCCGGCTGCCCGGTGATCATGGGCAGCTTCGCCTCGTCGATCTCCATGCAATCGGGTGCGCCGACCTTCGGTACGCCCGAGCCGGCCCAGGTGCTCTACATCATGGCCGCCCTGGCCCGCCGGCTCGGCGTGCCTTTCCGCTCCGGCGGGGGCCTTTGCGCCTCCAAGGTTCCGGACGCGCAAGCCGCCTACGAGTCGGCCAACACCATGCTGCCGACCTGCCTCGGCGGGGTGAACTTCGTGCTGCACACCTCGGGCTGGCTCGAGGGCGGCCTGACGGTGAGCTATGAAAAGTTCATGATGGACTGCGACCAGGCCGGGTCGTTCCACGCGCTGCTGGCCGGTGTGGATATTTCGGAGAACGGCCAGGCCATGGACGCCATCCGCGAAGTCGGTCCCGGCAAGCACTTCCTGGGCTGCGCCCACACACAGGCCAATTTCGAGACCGCCTTCTTCCGCTCGTCCCTCGCCGACAACAACAGCGCCGAGCAATGGGAGGCCGAAGGCAGCCTGGACATGGTCGCCCGCGCCAACGCCCAGTGGAAGAAGGTCCTGGCCGACTATGTGGCGCCCGAGATCGACCCCGGCGTCGACGAGGCCCTCCGGGAGTACATGGATCGGCGTCGGGCTTCGTTCCCGGATTCCAACGTTTGA
- a CDS encoding corrinoid protein, with amino-acid sequence MADDGELDLRSLSDEELVEQMHDDLYDGMREEIEDGTRILLERGWSAEKVLNDALVEGMRIVGIDFRDGILFVPEVLLAANAMKGGMEILRPILAASDVAPIGKVVIGTVKGDVHDIGKNLVAMMLEGAGFEVIDIGINNPVENYLKALDEHRPDILGMSALLTTTMPYMKVVIDTLKEKGRRDDFIVLVGGAPLNEAFGQAVGADAYCRDAAMAVEMAKQLIAERRQAPSLRA; translated from the coding sequence ATGGCGGACGACGGCGAACTCGACTTGCGCAGCCTCAGCGACGAGGAGTTGGTCGAGCAGATGCACGACGACCTCTATGACGGCATGCGCGAGGAAATCGAGGACGGCACCCGTATCCTGCTGGAGCGTGGCTGGAGCGCCGAGAAGGTGTTGAACGACGCCTTGGTCGAGGGCATGCGCATCGTCGGCATCGACTTCCGCGACGGGATTCTGTTCGTCCCCGAAGTGCTGCTGGCCGCCAACGCCATGAAGGGGGGCATGGAGATCCTGCGCCCGATCCTGGCCGCCTCCGACGTCGCTCCGATCGGCAAGGTCGTCATCGGCACCGTCAAGGGCGACGTGCATGACATCGGCAAGAACCTGGTGGCCATGATGCTGGAAGGCGCCGGCTTCGAGGTGATCGACATCGGCATCAACAACCCGGTCGAGAACTATCTGAAAGCGCTGGACGAGCACCGGCCGGACATCCTCGGCATGTCAGCTCTGCTCACCACCACCATGCCCTACATGAAGGTCGTCATCGACACCCTGAAGGAGAAGGGCCGGCGCGACGACTTCATCGTGCTGGTCGGCGGGGCGCCCTTGAACGAGGCCTTCGGCCAGGCGGTGGGCGCCGACGCCTATTGCCGCGATGCGGCCATGGCGGTGGAGATGGCCAAGCAGCTGATCGCCGAGCGCCGCCAGGCCCCGAGCCTGAGGGCCTGA
- a CDS encoding ASKHA domain-containing protein, whose protein sequence is MADDALIVFTPSGRRGRFPLGTPVLQAARSLGVDIDSVCGGRGICGRCQVTQAEGEFAKHGIVSAADHLSAFGVVEEKYQRLRGLQDGRRLSCSTQILGDVVIDVPETSQVHRQVVRKAVEAVDIELDAAVRLHYVEVAEPDMHLPASDQRRLLDALEREWGLKDLACDLSLTQSLQPVLRKGGWAVTAAVYDEREVVAVWPGLKETVYGMAVDVGSTTVAAHLCDLSTGEVVASVGRMNPQIRFGEDLMSRVSYIMMNPGGEIDQTAAVREALNELAAQAAAEAGIEVTDILDVTLVGNPVMHHLLLGINPVELGGAPFALATDQATALRASELELKLNPGARAYVLPCIAGHVGADTAGVILAERPDQGETLTALVDVGTNAEIVLGNRERLLACSSPTGPAFEGAQICCGQRAAPGAIERVRIDPTTLEPRFRVIGCDLWSDQPGFAEATAQIGVTGICGSGIIEVLAELFLARVIKADGTIDGAMAAVSPRVRPEGVTFAYDLRLGAQQITIYQTDVRAIQLAKAALQAGIRLLMERMGVDAVQRIRLAGAFGSHIDVKYATVLGMLPDCELSNVSSAGNAAGTGARIALLDKRKRGEIEALVRRVEKIETAIEPNFQAQFVEAMAIPHRSAPYPHLAQVVDLPEPEAGGGRRERSGRRRRETQQ, encoded by the coding sequence GTGGCTGACGACGCCCTCATCGTCTTCACGCCCTCGGGTCGCCGGGGGCGTTTCCCGCTGGGCACGCCGGTGCTGCAGGCGGCGCGGTCGCTCGGCGTCGACATCGACAGCGTCTGCGGCGGGCGCGGCATCTGCGGCCGCTGCCAGGTGACCCAGGCCGAGGGCGAGTTCGCCAAGCACGGCATCGTGTCGGCGGCGGACCACCTGTCGGCGTTCGGCGTGGTCGAGGAGAAGTACCAGCGCCTGCGTGGTTTGCAGGATGGCCGGCGCCTCAGCTGCTCGACCCAGATCCTGGGCGACGTGGTCATCGACGTGCCCGAGACCAGCCAAGTCCACCGCCAGGTGGTGCGCAAGGCGGTCGAGGCGGTGGACATCGAGCTCGATGCGGCGGTGCGCCTGCACTATGTCGAGGTCGCCGAGCCCGACATGCACCTGCCGGCCAGCGACCAGCGCCGCCTGCTGGACGCGCTGGAGCGGGAATGGGGGCTGAAGGACCTCGCCTGCGACCTGTCCCTGACGCAAAGCCTGCAGCCCGTCCTGCGCAAGGGCGGCTGGGCCGTCACCGCCGCCGTCTATGACGAGCGCGAGGTGGTCGCGGTCTGGCCGGGACTGAAGGAGACGGTCTACGGCATGGCGGTCGATGTCGGTTCGACCACCGTCGCCGCCCATCTTTGCGATCTCTCGACCGGCGAGGTCGTGGCCTCGGTCGGGCGCATGAACCCGCAGATCCGCTTCGGCGAGGATCTGATGAGCCGGGTCAGCTACATCATGATGAACCCGGGCGGCGAGATCGACCAGACCGCCGCGGTGCGCGAGGCGCTGAACGAGCTGGCCGCCCAGGCGGCGGCGGAGGCGGGAATCGAGGTCACGGACATTCTGGACGTGACCCTGGTCGGCAATCCGGTCATGCACCACCTGCTTCTCGGGATTAACCCGGTCGAGCTGGGTGGCGCCCCCTTCGCCCTGGCCACCGACCAGGCGACCGCGCTCAGGGCCAGCGAGCTGGAACTGAAGCTGAATCCCGGCGCCCGGGCCTATGTGCTGCCCTGCATCGCCGGCCATGTGGGCGCCGACACCGCCGGCGTGATCCTGGCCGAACGGCCGGACCAGGGCGAGACCCTGACGGCGCTGGTCGATGTCGGCACCAACGCCGAGATCGTGCTGGGCAATCGCGAGCGCCTCCTGGCCTGCTCCAGCCCTACCGGCCCGGCGTTCGAAGGCGCCCAGATCTGCTGCGGCCAGCGCGCCGCGCCGGGCGCGATCGAGCGGGTGCGGATCGACCCCACGACTCTCGAACCGCGTTTCAGGGTGATCGGCTGCGACCTGTGGTCGGACCAGCCCGGCTTCGCCGAGGCGACGGCCCAGATCGGCGTCACCGGCATCTGCGGCTCGGGCATCATCGAGGTGCTGGCCGAGCTGTTCCTGGCCCGGGTGATCAAGGCCGACGGGACTATCGACGGGGCCATGGCGGCGGTCAGCCCGCGTGTGCGGCCCGAAGGCGTGACCTTCGCCTACGACCTGCGCCTGGGCGCCCAGCAGATCACGATCTACCAGACCGACGTGCGGGCCATCCAGCTTGCCAAGGCGGCCCTGCAGGCGGGCATCCGCCTCCTGATGGAGCGGATGGGGGTGGACGCGGTGCAGCGCATCCGCCTCGCTGGAGCGTTCGGCAGCCATATCGACGTCAAGTACGCCACCGTGCTCGGCATGCTGCCGGACTGCGAGCTCAGCAACGTCAGTTCGGCCGGCAACGCCGCCGGCACGGGCGCCCGCATCGCCCTACTCGACAAGCGCAAGCGCGGCGAGATCGAGGCCCTGGTGCGCCGGGTGGAGAAGATCGAGACCGCCATCGAGCCGAACTTCCAGGCCCAGTTCGTCGAGGCCATGGCCATTCCCCACCGCAGCGCCCCCTACCCGCACCTGGCCCAGGTTGTCGACCTTCCGGAGCCGGAAGCTGGCGGGGGTCGCCGAGAGCGCAGCGGAAGGCGGCGGCGGGAGACTCAGCAATGA
- a CDS encoding NADH:flavin oxidoreductase, giving the protein MSQPDLFAPLSFARGPAMKNRFMLAPLTNLQSHPDGTLSEDEFRWLTKRAEGGFGVTMTCAAHVQRIGQGFPGQLGVFSDAHLPGLTRLAAAIKAAGSVSMVQLHHAGMRSPKELIGEAPVCPSDNEETGARALSEAEVEQLIEDFVAAAVRSERAGFDGVEIHGAHGYILCQFLSSEINRRTDRFGGSAENRERVIREIIKGVRARCRPNFILGLRLSPERFGVKLAEIRAFAQALMSEGDIDFLDMSLWDVSKEPEEAEFKGKSLMAWFTELDRGNVRLGVAGKIMTAAKARECLEAGCDFVLIGRGAILHHDFPRLSADAAFRSVPVPVTREYLRNEGLGPAFLDYMASWKGFVAQEEQAEPA; this is encoded by the coding sequence TTGTCCCAGCCCGACCTGTTCGCCCCTCTGAGTTTCGCCCGCGGCCCGGCGATGAAGAACCGCTTCATGCTGGCCCCGCTGACCAATCTGCAGAGCCATCCGGATGGGACCCTGTCGGAGGACGAATTTCGCTGGCTGACCAAGCGGGCCGAGGGCGGCTTCGGCGTGACCATGACCTGCGCGGCCCACGTGCAGCGGATCGGCCAGGGCTTTCCAGGCCAACTGGGCGTGTTCTCCGACGCTCACCTGCCGGGCCTGACCCGGCTCGCCGCTGCCATCAAGGCCGCCGGCAGCGTCTCCATGGTCCAGCTGCACCACGCCGGCATGCGCTCGCCCAAGGAGCTGATCGGCGAGGCGCCGGTCTGCCCGTCGGACAATGAAGAGACGGGCGCTCGGGCCCTGAGCGAGGCCGAGGTCGAGCAGCTGATCGAGGATTTCGTCGCCGCCGCCGTGCGCAGCGAGCGCGCCGGCTTCGACGGGGTCGAGATCCACGGCGCCCACGGCTACATCCTCTGCCAGTTCCTCTCGTCCGAAATCAACCGGCGCACCGATCGGTTCGGCGGTTCGGCCGAGAACCGCGAGCGTGTGATCCGCGAGATCATCAAGGGCGTCCGCGCCCGTTGCCGCCCCAACTTCATTCTCGGCCTTCGCCTGTCCCCCGAACGGTTCGGGGTCAAGCTGGCCGAGATCCGCGCCTTCGCCCAGGCGCTGATGAGCGAAGGCGATATCGACTTCCTCGACATGTCGCTGTGGGACGTGAGCAAGGAGCCGGAGGAGGCCGAATTCAAGGGCAAGAGCCTCATGGCCTGGTTCACCGAGCTGGACCGCGGGAACGTTCGTCTGGGTGTCGCCGGCAAGATCATGACCGCGGCCAAGGCTCGCGAGTGCCTGGAAGCAGGCTGCGACTTCGTGCTGATCGGACGGGGCGCCATCCTGCATCACGATTTCCCCCGCCTCTCCGCCGACGCGGCCTTCCGCTCCGTGCCGGTGCCGGTGACCCGCGAGTATCTGCGCAATGAGGGCCTTGGTCCGGCCTTCCTCGACTACATGGCCAGCTGGAAGGGCTTTGTGGCGCAGGAGGAGCAGGCCGAACCCGCTTAA
- a CDS encoding methylenetetrahydrofolate reductase C-terminal domain-containing protein produces the protein MYAIRLWSVRHARGLEAFYAAFENALVGLHPLMKAVGYQRLEKPVAAMEKAVKGVLFDCQMCGQCALSQTGMSCPMNCPKTLRNGPCGGVRANGMCEVKPHMRCVWVEAYAGSERMRKGPEAIRAVRPPVDRTLAGTSSWLRVARQRAEGAAP, from the coding sequence ATGTACGCGATCCGCCTCTGGTCCGTCCGCCACGCCCGCGGCCTCGAGGCGTTCTACGCCGCCTTCGAAAACGCCCTGGTCGGCCTGCATCCGCTGATGAAGGCGGTCGGCTACCAGCGCCTGGAAAAGCCGGTCGCCGCGATGGAAAAGGCGGTCAAGGGCGTCCTGTTCGACTGCCAGATGTGCGGGCAGTGCGCCCTGAGCCAGACCGGCATGTCCTGCCCGATGAACTGCCCCAAGACCCTGAGGAACGGCCCCTGCGGCGGAGTCAGGGCCAACGGCATGTGCGAGGTCAAGCCACACATGCGCTGCGTCTGGGTCGAGGCCTATGCCGGCAGCGAGCGGATGCGCAAAGGGCCCGAGGCGATCCGCGCGGTGCGCCCGCCGGTCGACCGCACCCTGGCCGGGACCTCCTCCTGGCTGCGAGTCGCGCGCCAGCGGGCCGAGGGCGCTGCGCCATGA